A stretch of DNA from Candidatus Methylomirabilota bacterium:
CGCCGCCCAGGAGCAGGGCGGGAGCTTCCTGAAGCAGCTCCAGGCCCTCAAGGCCCATGATCGCGACGCCGAGGCCCTGAAGGCGCTCCTCGATGAGGCAGGCACGGCCCACGAGGCCCTCGCCGCCTACCGCCGGCAGACCCAGCTGAGCGCCGACGAAACCTATCAGCTCGTCACGGCGCTGGCCCGCCTGTCGGCCACCAATCCCTCCGGCGGCGGGCCCGACCCTATCCGGCGGGGGGTGCTCGAGCAGCGCGCCCTGCTGGCCGCTCACGAGGCCGCCGTCATGTCCGCCCGCGCCCGCGCCGAGAGCGAGCGGCTCCGCGCCCTCCATGCCGAAGCGCGCCTCCTCGCCGCGGGGAGGGGCGCGGCCGGCCCCGGGACGCCGCCGGCGGAGTCGGCGCCGGCCGGCTCCGGCCGCGAGGTCCTGGTGCCGAACGTCGTGGGAGCGCGGCTCGACGCCGCCTCGCGCGACCTCCAGGCGGTCGGCCTCCGGCTCGGCACGACCACCGGTCCGCGCGACGGCTACGTCGTGAAGCAGGCTCCGGCCGCCGGGGCCAGAGTGTCGCGCCAGGCCGCCGTCAACGTCACGCTCTCGGCGACGGCGGCCGGGGTGACCGTCATCACGCCGCGCTGACGCCGCGCGGAGACTCGCGGTTCCATGCGCTTCCGCGCGGTGCGCGAACTGCTGCTGCTCCTCCCGCAGCTCGCCGGGCTCATCGCGCGGCTCACCGGGGACCCGCGCGTGCCGACCCGGGTGAAGGCGATCCTCGGTGTCACCGCGGTGTATCTCGCCAGCCCGATCGACGTTATTCCCGATTTCATTCCCGGTCTCGGATACCTCGACGACGTGATCATCGCCTCCGTCGTCGTCGATGGGCTCGTGAACTACGTCGACCGGCAGATCATCCTCGAGCACTGGCCCGGCGACCCGGCCAGCCTCGAGCGGATGAGCCAGATCGCGGCCCGCATCGCCGGCTGGGTCCCGCGGCGATGGAAGGCGCGGGTGTTCGGCCCGCCTCCCGCGAGCCAGTCGGCATGACCGGGGGGTTCCTCGAGGCGGTCGAGGCGCGGCTCGCGCTCCCCCTCGTCGAGGGTCCGGACAAGGTCCTGCCGCTCGACGAGGCGATCCGCCGTCACGCGCGGCCCGAGATGACCCTGCATCTGTCGACGGCCCACGCGCGCCCGCAGGCGGCGGTGTACGAGCTGATGCGGCAGTTCTGGGGGCGCGACCCGCGGTTCACCGTGGTGGCGGTCGGCCTCACCGGCGCCTGGGTCGCCCTCGTCCACGGAGGGCTGACCCGGCGCGTCGTCACCTCGTTCTGTGGCGAGTCGTACCCCAGTCCGGCGCCGAGCCCGCTCCTGGACGCGGCCTGGCGGCGGGGGGCGGTCGAGATCCAGAACTGGTCGATCCTGAGCCTGCCGCTCCGGCTGCTGGCCGGCGCGATGGGGCTCCCGTACCTGCCCACCCGGTCGCTGCTCGGCTCCACCATGGAGGAGGCGAACGCGGGCGACGTGGTCGCGGCGGACGACCCCTTCGGCGGGGGCGGGCGCGTCGCCCTGGTGCGGGCCCTGGTGCCGGATCTCTCGCTCGTCCACGGCCTCGCCGCCGACCGGGCGGGCAACACGCTGCTGCCGGCGCCGGCCGGGGAAGGGGTCTACGGCGCCCTGGCCGCGCGCGAGGGAGCGGTGGTGACGGTCGAGCGTATCGTGCCCACCGAGGTGATCCGGCGCCATGCCCACCTGGTTCGGCTCCCCGGCACCCATGTCCGCGCGGTGGCCGAAGCGCCGCTCGGCGGGCATCCGGGGGGAATGCTGAGCCCGCTGGCGGCCACCGCCGGTGTCGCGGGATACGCCGAGGACTACGAGTTCGCGCGCGTCCAGCGGGAGGCGTTCGCCGAGCCCCGGACCGCCGAGGCGTGGCTCACCGAGTGGGTGTTCGGGTGTCCCAGCCCCGCCGAGTACGCGCGCCGACTGGGGCCGGCGCGCGTCGCCGCGCTCCGGGCCGCCGCCGATCCCGAGGCCTGGCGCGCGGAGCTCGCCGGGCTGGCCCCGACGATCCCGACCATGCCCGCCGCCAGTGAAGGGGAGATGCTCGCGGTGACGGCCGCCCGGCGCATCGCGGCGCGCGTCCGCGCGGCCGGGCTCACGACGCTCCTGGCCGGGATCGGCGTCTCGAACCTCGCCGCCTGGCTTGCCGCGTACGCGCTCAAGGCCGACGGCGTGCCGGTCGAGCTCATGGCCGAGATCGGGATGTTCGGCTACCTCCCGCGAGCCGCCGACCCCTTCATCTTCTCCACCCGCAACTTCCCGGCCGCGAAGTCGCTGAGCGACATCCTCACCGTGATGGGACAGCTCATGGGCGGCCGCTGGAACCGGTCCCTCGGCGTCCTGGGGGCCGGGCAGGTCGACCGGGCCGGCAACATCAACTCCACGCTCATCCCGGGCCGGCGTTACCTCACCGGCTCCGGCGGCGCCAACGACGTGTGCTCGGCCGCGGCCGAGGTCCTGGTCGCGGTGGCCCAGGACCGGAACCGGTTCGTGGAGAAGGTTCCCTACGTCACCGGCCCGGGGCGTGCGGTCCGCACGGTCGTCTCCCAGCTCGGCATCTTCGAGAAGGAGGACGCCCACGGCGAGCTCATCCTCACCGGCTACCTCCCGGCCGCGGGACCACACGCGGAGGCCGCGGTCTCGGCGATCCGCGCCGCCTGCGGATGGGAGGTGCGGGTCGCGCCGGGGCTCCGGGTGGAGGCGCCGGCGACGATCGAGGAGCTCTGGCTGCTGCGTGCCTTCGATCCCCGTCGGCAGTTCCTCGGGGCGCGGCCCGACGCGTGAGGTCGAAAGACATGGCCAGGAGTCACGCATGATCGGCATCCGTGGATTTGGCGTGCACCTTCCGCGCTACCGGCTGTCCGGCAAGACGCTCGAGGCTGCGTGGGGCGCCGGCGGCGGGGGCGAGCGCGCGGTGGCGAATCACGACGAGGACAGCCTGACGATGGCCGTGGAGGCGGGTCTCGCCGCGCTCGGAGAGCGGGATGGGCAGGGGCTGGGCGGCGTCAT
This window harbors:
- a CDS encoding PASTA domain-containing protein translates to MRRPGRALAIALIALAAGATGAAGQGRFFSTEGAKALDMAKAADEGAAAAQEQGGSFLKQLQALKAHDRDAEALKALLDEAGTAHEALAAYRRQTQLSADETYQLVTALARLSATNPSGGGPDPIRRGVLEQRALLAAHEAAVMSARARAESERLRALHAEARLLAAGRGAAGPGTPPAESAPAGSGREVLVPNVVGARLDAASRDLQAVGLRLGTTTGPRDGYVVKQAPAAGARVSRQAAVNVTLSATAAGVTVITPR
- a CDS encoding DUF1232 domain-containing protein yields the protein MRFRAVRELLLLLPQLAGLIARLTGDPRVPTRVKAILGVTAVYLASPIDVIPDFIPGLGYLDDVIIASVVVDGLVNYVDRQIILEHWPGDPASLERMSQIAARIAGWVPRRWKARVFGPPPASQSA
- a CDS encoding CoA-transferase; the protein is MTGGFLEAVEARLALPLVEGPDKVLPLDEAIRRHARPEMTLHLSTAHARPQAAVYELMRQFWGRDPRFTVVAVGLTGAWVALVHGGLTRRVVTSFCGESYPSPAPSPLLDAAWRRGAVEIQNWSILSLPLRLLAGAMGLPYLPTRSLLGSTMEEANAGDVVAADDPFGGGGRVALVRALVPDLSLVHGLAADRAGNTLLPAPAGEGVYGALAAREGAVVTVERIVPTEVIRRHAHLVRLPGTHVRAVAEAPLGGHPGGMLSPLAATAGVAGYAEDYEFARVQREAFAEPRTAEAWLTEWVFGCPSPAEYARRLGPARVAALRAAADPEAWRAELAGLAPTIPTMPAASEGEMLAVTAARRIAARVRAAGLTTLLAGIGVSNLAAWLAAYALKADGVPVELMAEIGMFGYLPRAADPFIFSTRNFPAAKSLSDILTVMGQLMGGRWNRSLGVLGAGQVDRAGNINSTLIPGRRYLTGSGGANDVCSAAAEVLVAVAQDRNRFVEKVPYVTGPGRAVRTVVSQLGIFEKEDAHGELILTGYLPAAGPHAEAAVSAIRAACGWEVRVAPGLRVEAPATIEELWLLRAFDPRRQFLGARPDA